The proteins below come from a single Haemorhous mexicanus isolate bHaeMex1 chromosome 18, bHaeMex1.pri, whole genome shotgun sequence genomic window:
- the RIPOR3 gene encoding RIPOR family member 3 isoform X3 — translation MKQAFSLSPATKASRESLVELYRNVQECTEDMCFIEGALEVHLGEFHVKMKGLVGFARLCPGDQYEVFVRLGRQKWRLRGKIETDDSQTWDEEEKIFIPNLHEKFEIKVTELRGLATILVGVVTCDSSSFFSTKPQAIVVDITELGTIKLRLEVLWNPFDTENLFLSPGSTAKFSVGSRKSSLYNWTPPNTPSFREKYYLSVLQQRQSPGDGGEEAQPPSILSYLAACDFDVPGRNKPHNPAETSEGDSFSSEDQKGAESRSTTPALDHRMLPLVIIQETGAEELQHPLPDHSTLDILKKTPCGDGFPRSPCSAAPRHKGRGGSFGPARGRRLAEQESISQKSWSAASDLRAEGRARGVERALQEVLSLLSPRPDGPAQLDQLGGQVSSLRDRLKLKTPHKHSSMESLMVETVLESFDFLNNDCSADELSLFGSVRTGSVSTYNDNVLQSLSCDTRPEARDVTTGDENLDVLLLTHLRLCKGLLQKLRTPNVAQVVQESILEEVSEQTRVLGDVLDLSVEKIIQKTKKKKQYLKIWSDLAEPGSSILVTSAERFRHALKYTMMLKVKEKYPSHLETVLQRLLEQILTCDGLLPSSHFQTEPVTLFQFYRYLERHRIGSLEKHLAKLAKEVMLIEELQCPGRLKTLKRLKGKRLSRLQPLPRTLRLLGLLQLDENHRVGKAATACLARAGGSGSLRARAVLFYTDALSGCDTRLQQAACLALKNLRAVESIEQVAHLCQSEIEEVRNAARETTLSFGERGRQAFEKMDRICCELRETAQEAEIEITVF, via the exons ATGAAGCAGGccttctccctgtcccctgccaccaaagcctcCAGGGAGAGCCTGGTGGAGCTCTACAGGAACGTGCAGGAGTGCACAGAG GACATGTGCTTCATCGAGGGGGCTCTGGAGGTGCACCTGGGCGAGTTCCATGTCAAGATGAAAG ggctggtgggCTTTGCTCGTCTCTGCCCAGGAGACCAGTACGAG GTGTTTGTGCGACTGGGCCGCCAGAAATGGAGGCTGAGAGGCAAAATTGAGACTGATGACAGCCAAACGTGGGATGaggaagaaaagatttttaTACCCAATCTGCACGAGAAGTTTGAGATCAAG gtgacAGAGCTGCGAGGCCTGGCCACCATCCTGGTGGGGGTGGTGAcgtgtgacagcagcagcttcttcaGCACCAAGCCCCAGGCCATCGTGGTGGACATCACCGAGCTGGGCACCATCAAGCTGCGCCTGGAGGTGCTCTGGAA cccctttGACACAGAGAACCTGTTTCTGTCACCTGGAAGCACTGCCAAGTTTTCTGTGGGTAGCAGGAAGAGCTCCTTGTACAACTggacccccccaaacacccccagcttCAGAGAGAAGTATTACCTG TCTgttctgcagcagaggcagagcccaggggatggaggggaggaaGCCCAGCCTCCCAGCATCCTGAGCTACTTGGCTGCCTGTGATTTCGATGTCCCTGGGAGGAACAAGCCCCACAACCCCGCGGAGACGAGCGAGGGAGACTCGTTCAGCTCTGAGGACCAGAAAGGGGCAGAATCCAGAAGCACAACCCCAGCCCTGGACCACAGGATGTTGCCGCTGGTGATTATTCAAGAGACCGGAGCGgaagagctgcagcatcccctcCCGGACCACAGCACTCTGGACATCCTGAAGAAGACCCCGTGTGGGGATGGATTCCCGAGGAGCCCCTGCAGCGCTGCCCCCCGTCACAAGGGCAGGGGAGGCTCCttcggcccggcccggggccgccgcctggcagagcaggaaagcatCAGCCAGAAAAGCTGGAGCGCGGCGAGCGACCTCCGAGCGGAGGGGCGTGCGAGGGGCGTGGAGCGGGCtctgcaggaggtgctgagccTGCTGAGCCCGCGGCCGGACGGGCCGGCGCAGCTGGACCAGCTGGGGGGCCAGGTGTCCTCCCTGCGGGACAGGCTGAAG CTGAAGACACCTCACAAACATTCCTCAATGGAGAGTTTGATGGTGGAGACAGTGCTGGAGAGTTTTGATTTCCTGAACAACGACTGCAGTGCTGATGAACTCTCCTTGTTTGGGAGTGTAAGGACAGGCAGTGTCAG CACGTACAACGACAACGTGCTCCAGTCCCTGAGCTGTGACACGAGACCAGAAGCCCGGGATGTAACCACTGGGGATGAGAACCTGGACGTGCTGCTGCTAACACACCTGAGGCTGTGCAAAGGTCTCCTGCAG AAACTGAGGACCCCAAATGTAGCCCAGGTGGTCCAGGAGAGCATTTTGGAAGAAGTGTCAGAGCAGACACGAGTCCTGGGGGATGTCCTGGATCTGTCTGTTGAGAAAA TTATTCAGAAGACTAAAAAGAAGAAGCAGTATCTGAAAATCTGGAGTGATCttgcagagcctggcagcagcatctTGGTGACCTCAGCAGAAAGGTTCCGCCATGCTCTGAAATACACAATGATGCTCAAAGTGAAGGAGAAGTACCCCAGCCACCTGGAGACAG tgctgcagaggctgctggagcagatccTCACCTGTGATGGGTTGCTCCCCTCCTCCCATTTCCAAACGGAGCCGGTTACTTTGTTCCAGTTCTATCGTTACCTGGAGAGACACCGCATTGGCAGCCTGGAGAAACACCTGGCTAAACTCGCCAAAGAAG TGATGCTGATCgaggagctgcagtgccccGGCAGGCTGAAGACGCTGAAGAGGCTGAAGGGCAAGAGGCTGAGCCGGCTGCAGCCGCTGCCGCGGACGCTGCGGCTGCtcgggctgctgcagctggacgAGAACCACCGGGTGGGCAAAGCGGCCACGGCCTGCCTGGCCCGGgccggcggcagcggcagccTCCGGGCCCGG GCCGTGCTGTTTTACACGGATGCTTTGTCCGGCTGTGACACgaggctgcagcaggctgcGTGCCTGGCTCTGAAGAACCTCAGG GCTGTGGAGAGCATTGAGCAGGTTGCCCACCTGTGCCAGTCTGAAATAGAGGAAGTCAGGAATGCAGCCAGGGAAACCACACTTTCTTTTG GGGAACGGGGCCGACAGGCCTTTGAGAAGATGGACAGGATCTGCTGTGAGCTGAGAGAAACTGCTCAGGAGGCCGAGATTGAAATCACAGTGTTTTAG
- the RIPOR3 gene encoding RIPOR family member 3 isoform X2, whose product MSLKPPKAYNSLQKGALIWDPKPLQVKKIFEALKKGLNEYLEAHQAELDYLSGRHKDTKRNSRLAFYYDLDKQIRSVERYIRKLEFHISKVEELYEAYCIQCRLRDGATNMKQAFSLSPATKASRESLVELYRNVQECTEDMCFIEGALEVHLGEFHVKMKGLVGFARLCPGDQYEVFVRLGRQKWRLRGKIETDDSQTWDEEEKIFIPNLHEKFEIKVTELRGLATILVGVVTCDSSSFFSTKPQAIVVDITELGTIKLRLEVLWNPFDTENLFLSPGSTAKFSVGSRKSSLYNWTPPNTPSFREKYYLSVLQQRQSPGDGGEEAQPPSILSYLAACDFDVPGRNKPHNPAETSEGDSFSSEDQKGAESRSTTPALDHRMLPLVIIQETGAEELQHPLPDHSTLDILKKTPCGDGFPRSPCSAAPRHKGRGGSFGPARGRRLAEQESISQKSWSAASDLRAEGRARGVERALQEVLSLLSPRPDGPAQLDQLGGQVSSLRDRLKLKTPHKHSSMESLMVETVLESFDFLNNDCSADELSLFGSVRTGSVSTYNDNVLQSLSCDTRPEARDVTTGDENLDVLLLTHLRLCKGLLQKLRTPNVAQVVQESILEEVSEQTRVLGDVLDLSVEKIIQKTKKKKQYLKIWSDLAEPGSSILVTSAERFRHALKYTMMLKVKEKYPSHLETVLQRLLEQILTCDGLLPSSHFQTEPVTLFQFYRYLERHRIGSLEKHLAKLAKEVMLIEELQCPGRLKTLKRLKGKRLSRLQPLPRTLRLLGLLQLDENHRVGKAATACLARAGGSGSLRARAVLFYTDALSGCDTRLQQAACLALKNLRAVESIEQVAHLCQSEIEEVRNAARETTLSFGERGRQAFEKMDRICCELRETAQEAEIEITVF is encoded by the exons TGAATACCTGGAAGCccaccaggctgagctggatTATCTCTCTGGGCGGCACAAAGACACGAAAAGGAACTCCAGATTG GCCTTCTACTACGACCTGGACAAG CAAATCCGCTCTGTGGAGAGATACATCAGGAAACTGGAGTTTCACATCAGCAAG GTAGAGGAGCTCTATGAAGCTTACTGCATCCAGTGCAGGCTGCGGGACGGGGCCACCAACATGAAGCAGGccttctccctgtcccctgccaccaaagcctcCAGGGAGAGCCTGGTGGAGCTCTACAGGAACGTGCAGGAGTGCACAGAG GACATGTGCTTCATCGAGGGGGCTCTGGAGGTGCACCTGGGCGAGTTCCATGTCAAGATGAAAG ggctggtgggCTTTGCTCGTCTCTGCCCAGGAGACCAGTACGAG GTGTTTGTGCGACTGGGCCGCCAGAAATGGAGGCTGAGAGGCAAAATTGAGACTGATGACAGCCAAACGTGGGATGaggaagaaaagatttttaTACCCAATCTGCACGAGAAGTTTGAGATCAAG gtgacAGAGCTGCGAGGCCTGGCCACCATCCTGGTGGGGGTGGTGAcgtgtgacagcagcagcttcttcaGCACCAAGCCCCAGGCCATCGTGGTGGACATCACCGAGCTGGGCACCATCAAGCTGCGCCTGGAGGTGCTCTGGAA cccctttGACACAGAGAACCTGTTTCTGTCACCTGGAAGCACTGCCAAGTTTTCTGTGGGTAGCAGGAAGAGCTCCTTGTACAACTggacccccccaaacacccccagcttCAGAGAGAAGTATTACCTG TCTgttctgcagcagaggcagagcccaggggatggaggggaggaaGCCCAGCCTCCCAGCATCCTGAGCTACTTGGCTGCCTGTGATTTCGATGTCCCTGGGAGGAACAAGCCCCACAACCCCGCGGAGACGAGCGAGGGAGACTCGTTCAGCTCTGAGGACCAGAAAGGGGCAGAATCCAGAAGCACAACCCCAGCCCTGGACCACAGGATGTTGCCGCTGGTGATTATTCAAGAGACCGGAGCGgaagagctgcagcatcccctcCCGGACCACAGCACTCTGGACATCCTGAAGAAGACCCCGTGTGGGGATGGATTCCCGAGGAGCCCCTGCAGCGCTGCCCCCCGTCACAAGGGCAGGGGAGGCTCCttcggcccggcccggggccgccgcctggcagagcaggaaagcatCAGCCAGAAAAGCTGGAGCGCGGCGAGCGACCTCCGAGCGGAGGGGCGTGCGAGGGGCGTGGAGCGGGCtctgcaggaggtgctgagccTGCTGAGCCCGCGGCCGGACGGGCCGGCGCAGCTGGACCAGCTGGGGGGCCAGGTGTCCTCCCTGCGGGACAGGCTGAAG CTGAAGACACCTCACAAACATTCCTCAATGGAGAGTTTGATGGTGGAGACAGTGCTGGAGAGTTTTGATTTCCTGAACAACGACTGCAGTGCTGATGAACTCTCCTTGTTTGGGAGTGTAAGGACAGGCAGTGTCAG CACGTACAACGACAACGTGCTCCAGTCCCTGAGCTGTGACACGAGACCAGAAGCCCGGGATGTAACCACTGGGGATGAGAACCTGGACGTGCTGCTGCTAACACACCTGAGGCTGTGCAAAGGTCTCCTGCAG AAACTGAGGACCCCAAATGTAGCCCAGGTGGTCCAGGAGAGCATTTTGGAAGAAGTGTCAGAGCAGACACGAGTCCTGGGGGATGTCCTGGATCTGTCTGTTGAGAAAA TTATTCAGAAGACTAAAAAGAAGAAGCAGTATCTGAAAATCTGGAGTGATCttgcagagcctggcagcagcatctTGGTGACCTCAGCAGAAAGGTTCCGCCATGCTCTGAAATACACAATGATGCTCAAAGTGAAGGAGAAGTACCCCAGCCACCTGGAGACAG tgctgcagaggctgctggagcagatccTCACCTGTGATGGGTTGCTCCCCTCCTCCCATTTCCAAACGGAGCCGGTTACTTTGTTCCAGTTCTATCGTTACCTGGAGAGACACCGCATTGGCAGCCTGGAGAAACACCTGGCTAAACTCGCCAAAGAAG TGATGCTGATCgaggagctgcagtgccccGGCAGGCTGAAGACGCTGAAGAGGCTGAAGGGCAAGAGGCTGAGCCGGCTGCAGCCGCTGCCGCGGACGCTGCGGCTGCtcgggctgctgcagctggacgAGAACCACCGGGTGGGCAAAGCGGCCACGGCCTGCCTGGCCCGGgccggcggcagcggcagccTCCGGGCCCGG GCCGTGCTGTTTTACACGGATGCTTTGTCCGGCTGTGACACgaggctgcagcaggctgcGTGCCTGGCTCTGAAGAACCTCAGG GCTGTGGAGAGCATTGAGCAGGTTGCCCACCTGTGCCAGTCTGAAATAGAGGAAGTCAGGAATGCAGCCAGGGAAACCACACTTTCTTTTG GGGAACGGGGCCGACAGGCCTTTGAGAAGATGGACAGGATCTGCTGTGAGCTGAGAGAAACTGCTCAGGAGGCCGAGATTGAAATCACAGTGTTTTAG
- the RIPOR3 gene encoding RIPOR family member 3 isoform X1, producing the protein MSVKLTFVSPGDGGGISRSCSFTGFSTVQSRRLGKSLSRSSVRSRMSLKPPKAYNSLQKGALIWDPKPLQVKKIFEALKKGLNEYLEAHQAELDYLSGRHKDTKRNSRLAFYYDLDKQIRSVERYIRKLEFHISKVEELYEAYCIQCRLRDGATNMKQAFSLSPATKASRESLVELYRNVQECTEDMCFIEGALEVHLGEFHVKMKGLVGFARLCPGDQYEVFVRLGRQKWRLRGKIETDDSQTWDEEEKIFIPNLHEKFEIKVTELRGLATILVGVVTCDSSSFFSTKPQAIVVDITELGTIKLRLEVLWNPFDTENLFLSPGSTAKFSVGSRKSSLYNWTPPNTPSFREKYYLSVLQQRQSPGDGGEEAQPPSILSYLAACDFDVPGRNKPHNPAETSEGDSFSSEDQKGAESRSTTPALDHRMLPLVIIQETGAEELQHPLPDHSTLDILKKTPCGDGFPRSPCSAAPRHKGRGGSFGPARGRRLAEQESISQKSWSAASDLRAEGRARGVERALQEVLSLLSPRPDGPAQLDQLGGQVSSLRDRLKLKTPHKHSSMESLMVETVLESFDFLNNDCSADELSLFGSVRTGSVSTYNDNVLQSLSCDTRPEARDVTTGDENLDVLLLTHLRLCKGLLQKLRTPNVAQVVQESILEEVSEQTRVLGDVLDLSVEKIIQKTKKKKQYLKIWSDLAEPGSSILVTSAERFRHALKYTMMLKVKEKYPSHLETVLQRLLEQILTCDGLLPSSHFQTEPVTLFQFYRYLERHRIGSLEKHLAKLAKEVMLIEELQCPGRLKTLKRLKGKRLSRLQPLPRTLRLLGLLQLDENHRVGKAATACLARAGGSGSLRARAVLFYTDALSGCDTRLQQAACLALKNLRAVESIEQVAHLCQSEIEEVRNAARETTLSFGERGRQAFEKMDRICCELRETAQEAEIEITVF; encoded by the exons TGAATACCTGGAAGCccaccaggctgagctggatTATCTCTCTGGGCGGCACAAAGACACGAAAAGGAACTCCAGATTG GCCTTCTACTACGACCTGGACAAG CAAATCCGCTCTGTGGAGAGATACATCAGGAAACTGGAGTTTCACATCAGCAAG GTAGAGGAGCTCTATGAAGCTTACTGCATCCAGTGCAGGCTGCGGGACGGGGCCACCAACATGAAGCAGGccttctccctgtcccctgccaccaaagcctcCAGGGAGAGCCTGGTGGAGCTCTACAGGAACGTGCAGGAGTGCACAGAG GACATGTGCTTCATCGAGGGGGCTCTGGAGGTGCACCTGGGCGAGTTCCATGTCAAGATGAAAG ggctggtgggCTTTGCTCGTCTCTGCCCAGGAGACCAGTACGAG GTGTTTGTGCGACTGGGCCGCCAGAAATGGAGGCTGAGAGGCAAAATTGAGACTGATGACAGCCAAACGTGGGATGaggaagaaaagatttttaTACCCAATCTGCACGAGAAGTTTGAGATCAAG gtgacAGAGCTGCGAGGCCTGGCCACCATCCTGGTGGGGGTGGTGAcgtgtgacagcagcagcttcttcaGCACCAAGCCCCAGGCCATCGTGGTGGACATCACCGAGCTGGGCACCATCAAGCTGCGCCTGGAGGTGCTCTGGAA cccctttGACACAGAGAACCTGTTTCTGTCACCTGGAAGCACTGCCAAGTTTTCTGTGGGTAGCAGGAAGAGCTCCTTGTACAACTggacccccccaaacacccccagcttCAGAGAGAAGTATTACCTG TCTgttctgcagcagaggcagagcccaggggatggaggggaggaaGCCCAGCCTCCCAGCATCCTGAGCTACTTGGCTGCCTGTGATTTCGATGTCCCTGGGAGGAACAAGCCCCACAACCCCGCGGAGACGAGCGAGGGAGACTCGTTCAGCTCTGAGGACCAGAAAGGGGCAGAATCCAGAAGCACAACCCCAGCCCTGGACCACAGGATGTTGCCGCTGGTGATTATTCAAGAGACCGGAGCGgaagagctgcagcatcccctcCCGGACCACAGCACTCTGGACATCCTGAAGAAGACCCCGTGTGGGGATGGATTCCCGAGGAGCCCCTGCAGCGCTGCCCCCCGTCACAAGGGCAGGGGAGGCTCCttcggcccggcccggggccgccgcctggcagagcaggaaagcatCAGCCAGAAAAGCTGGAGCGCGGCGAGCGACCTCCGAGCGGAGGGGCGTGCGAGGGGCGTGGAGCGGGCtctgcaggaggtgctgagccTGCTGAGCCCGCGGCCGGACGGGCCGGCGCAGCTGGACCAGCTGGGGGGCCAGGTGTCCTCCCTGCGGGACAGGCTGAAG CTGAAGACACCTCACAAACATTCCTCAATGGAGAGTTTGATGGTGGAGACAGTGCTGGAGAGTTTTGATTTCCTGAACAACGACTGCAGTGCTGATGAACTCTCCTTGTTTGGGAGTGTAAGGACAGGCAGTGTCAG CACGTACAACGACAACGTGCTCCAGTCCCTGAGCTGTGACACGAGACCAGAAGCCCGGGATGTAACCACTGGGGATGAGAACCTGGACGTGCTGCTGCTAACACACCTGAGGCTGTGCAAAGGTCTCCTGCAG AAACTGAGGACCCCAAATGTAGCCCAGGTGGTCCAGGAGAGCATTTTGGAAGAAGTGTCAGAGCAGACACGAGTCCTGGGGGATGTCCTGGATCTGTCTGTTGAGAAAA TTATTCAGAAGACTAAAAAGAAGAAGCAGTATCTGAAAATCTGGAGTGATCttgcagagcctggcagcagcatctTGGTGACCTCAGCAGAAAGGTTCCGCCATGCTCTGAAATACACAATGATGCTCAAAGTGAAGGAGAAGTACCCCAGCCACCTGGAGACAG tgctgcagaggctgctggagcagatccTCACCTGTGATGGGTTGCTCCCCTCCTCCCATTTCCAAACGGAGCCGGTTACTTTGTTCCAGTTCTATCGTTACCTGGAGAGACACCGCATTGGCAGCCTGGAGAAACACCTGGCTAAACTCGCCAAAGAAG TGATGCTGATCgaggagctgcagtgccccGGCAGGCTGAAGACGCTGAAGAGGCTGAAGGGCAAGAGGCTGAGCCGGCTGCAGCCGCTGCCGCGGACGCTGCGGCTGCtcgggctgctgcagctggacgAGAACCACCGGGTGGGCAAAGCGGCCACGGCCTGCCTGGCCCGGgccggcggcagcggcagccTCCGGGCCCGG GCCGTGCTGTTTTACACGGATGCTTTGTCCGGCTGTGACACgaggctgcagcaggctgcGTGCCTGGCTCTGAAGAACCTCAGG GCTGTGGAGAGCATTGAGCAGGTTGCCCACCTGTGCCAGTCTGAAATAGAGGAAGTCAGGAATGCAGCCAGGGAAACCACACTTTCTTTTG GGGAACGGGGCCGACAGGCCTTTGAGAAGATGGACAGGATCTGCTGTGAGCTGAGAGAAACTGCTCAGGAGGCCGAGATTGAAATCACAGTGTTTTAG